In one window of Tumebacillus algifaecis DNA:
- a CDS encoding helix-turn-helix domain-containing protein, with the protein MSQLTAPTHTYEDKIPLWRRIREIMKEKGSSYSITAMSARLGMSRETLRLMLNGEREIYNFELEKIAQDLKVQLPRLLQEDLHAQNNNDLRRQLITQNQLGKAMELVEARHVVSIGMSERAFSLSAIAYICFWKQDFDKAKQYLQELYVIAEKIKQDYQDEALYSRCLVLFLNVYAHTDEFDKVLEIKEQVEPYLQNDPLNHGVLYVALAKMKYSSFEHKEAKMYLYKCLELYLTTTNRDRIGRAYLNVAWAEYADLNYRKARDLIAGSIEYWENEIVRLSGFKALAKVYIKLHEFQAAESIIRKTLQSEPIDQNLDLKARMLILLSRATQDTRYADGVARNLSYPKKSRYLAYRYLTIAFKQKEFLQQWHVLTRKSKGRLTKKRFPLDKNF; encoded by the coding sequence ATGAGCCAACTTACAGCACCTACACATACGTATGAAGATAAGATTCCGCTCTGGCGGCGAATTCGCGAGATTATGAAGGAAAAAGGCAGTTCCTACAGCATTACAGCGATGTCAGCACGGCTTGGGATGAGCAGGGAGACATTGCGGCTGATGTTGAATGGTGAACGCGAGATCTACAACTTTGAATTAGAGAAGATTGCCCAAGATTTGAAAGTGCAGCTGCCTCGATTGTTGCAAGAAGATTTGCATGCACAAAATAATAATGACCTTCGTCGTCAACTTATTACACAGAACCAGTTAGGGAAGGCCATGGAACTAGTCGAAGCTCGACACGTTGTATCGATCGGTATGTCGGAAAGAGCATTCAGCCTCTCTGCAATTGCATACATCTGTTTCTGGAAACAGGATTTCGATAAAGCGAAGCAATATCTACAAGAATTGTACGTGATTGCAGAAAAAATCAAACAGGACTATCAAGATGAGGCATTATATTCCAGATGCTTGGTCCTGTTTTTGAATGTTTATGCACATACTGATGAGTTTGATAAAGTACTTGAGATCAAAGAGCAAGTGGAGCCCTATTTGCAGAATGATCCGCTTAATCATGGTGTTTTGTATGTTGCACTTGCCAAAATGAAGTACTCATCGTTTGAACATAAAGAAGCCAAAATGTATCTCTATAAATGTTTGGAACTATATTTGACAACTACGAATCGTGATCGGATTGGTCGGGCCTATCTCAATGTCGCCTGGGCTGAATATGCTGATCTCAACTACAGGAAAGCAAGAGATCTAATCGCGGGTTCGATCGAATATTGGGAAAATGAAATTGTACGTCTGAGCGGGTTTAAGGCATTGGCGAAAGTGTATATCAAACTACATGAATTTCAGGCAGCCGAGTCAATAATTCGCAAAACGTTACAATCGGAACCTATTGATCAAAACTTGGATTTAAAAGCAAGAATGCTAATCTTACTGTCCCGGGCCACTCAAGACACCCGGTATGCGGATGGCGTGGCGCGGAATCTGAGCTACCCGAAAAAGAGCAGGTACCTTGCGTATCGCTATCTGACGATTGCCTTTAAGCAAAAAGAGTTTTTGCAGCAGTGGCATGTGTTGACCCGAAAATCGAAGGGGAGATTGACGAAAAAACGTTTCCCGCTCGACAAGAATTTTTAG
- a CDS encoding tetratricopeptide repeat protein, with protein sequence MSQLDAPTHTYVDQIPLGRRIREIMKEKGSSYSMSAMASRLGMSRETLRVMLSGERGLYTFELEQIAQDLKVPLTRLTQADLMHYHSDKQFSKYISNGQWEESMRAAREHNDVAIGLSERAEATNRLQLVHFWKGELEEATRHCLEFYAMAEEINKKYQDSKILEKALNNLLNCYANMGQFDKALELIELVEPIFRDTPLMGLVYYTLARMELSRYELADAKMYFYKSHEQFLLSKVTDRIGRGYMNIAYIEYVTREYEKAKELFEAVFRTDPSVQIWFLAKKGLAKTLIKLKENRAAEEVIRSALQSDRIVEHLDVKALLLILLFRATGNPGYAEAVVSGMQYNKKERFIASRYLNRYYKGILRLGRSRSARVQRSNSKRLFSLDNNM encoded by the coding sequence ATGAGCCAATTAGATGCGCCAACGCATACCTATGTAGATCAAATTCCGCTGGGACGGCGGATTCGAGAGATCATGAAAGAAAAAGGAAGTTCCTACAGCATGTCAGCCATGGCAAGTCGTCTTGGTATGAGCCGTGAGACACTGCGAGTGATGCTGAGTGGCGAACGCGGGCTTTACACATTCGAGTTGGAGCAGATCGCACAAGATTTGAAAGTGCCGTTGACACGTCTAACGCAAGCGGATTTGATGCACTATCATAGTGATAAACAGTTTTCGAAGTATATATCTAATGGCCAGTGGGAGGAGTCGATGCGCGCCGCTAGGGAGCATAACGATGTTGCAATTGGTCTCTCAGAGCGCGCAGAGGCGACCAACAGGTTACAACTTGTACACTTCTGGAAGGGCGAATTAGAAGAAGCAACTCGACATTGTTTGGAATTTTATGCAATGGCAGAAGAAATTAACAAGAAGTATCAAGATAGCAAAATACTTGAGAAAGCGCTGAATAATCTCTTGAACTGCTATGCAAATATGGGGCAATTTGACAAAGCGCTCGAACTCATAGAATTGGTCGAACCAATTTTTCGCGATACGCCTCTAATGGGATTGGTGTATTATACGCTTGCTAGAATGGAATTATCGAGGTATGAACTGGCCGATGCGAAAATGTATTTCTACAAAAGTCATGAACAATTTTTGCTGTCAAAGGTTACGGATAGGATCGGACGAGGATACATGAATATTGCGTACATTGAATATGTCACACGCGAGTATGAGAAAGCAAAAGAACTTTTTGAAGCTGTATTTAGAACGGATCCGTCTGTCCAAATTTGGTTTCTGGCGAAGAAAGGTTTGGCAAAAACGCTAATCAAACTCAAAGAAAATCGTGCAGCGGAGGAAGTAATTCGGTCAGCTTTACAATCGGATCGGATTGTTGAACATCTGGACGTGAAAGCTTTGCTTCTTATCTTATTGTTTCGAGCTACAGGGAATCCTGGCTATGCGGAAGCAGTCGTCTCCGGTATGCAATACAACAAGAAGGAACGGTTTATCGCATCGCGCTATCTCAATCGATATTACAAAGGAATACTAAGGCTGGGTCGGTCACGGTCAGCAAGGGTGCAACGGAGTAACTCGAAACGTCTTTTTTCGCTGGATAACAATATGTAA
- a CDS encoding adenylate/guanylate cyclase domain-containing protein: protein MRRNLLILTILLLALSVLGFFSIRNADDLKRFPTNQLVALKKPYKVTSDGENNMYIIEDAKQSILKLDADGTQKFKIKAPSLSKFVNLNSKDPTLLDDSLSYIIYDHVLPAPDGMLYVVVRVMDVNALVLKHEAIVRYNAEGKLDTNWLGFSRPYSVAERNSLRGGNIRALELKDGELFLITQESDIELALHEWDRTLDRFTKITSTHLATDIGVTDIVGVKSKELIYSTKRGEIYQAGERLYPQNFTGQNGRFAENVKVSGRDVYFLDEYGGSVKHFSLDDPTHVETVFTQKEALDLLVGKSIADTAQIDHPLASLEIRPDGALFVSMAQYALLYTPQKEMTVLEYSGSSQTRHFLVWIGAVVSVLLLLGVLKILYVNIMPYSLIYKQLFIIIPLISLSMLLLAFLVHQDFREDTEGEVRSSLVYVAHDGQNLVSPEHLQRINSPQDYMNEDYKAIKDKLTFKDNFGKFYMMVYKYIDNRLYDVLEDDNDTRMFDSFQVTVDETAVSACMARDKVTGNLKAVDAGFDYNKALEEQSYVTCKSQDQNGTWLFALGPLYNADKTKVIGVYEAGINMHGFELRMEEYWYSTLQKLTGFTILILLVVLLVTLLQLKSVRRLSTSANQIAKGQWSTRVTVTSHDEVAALGHSFNDMSEHVEKKVLELREFRDAYRHFVPEKFLNYLGKRDIRHVILGDQVELDMSILVINIRDFEDFLEDMKDKTRDNFNFINRFLHEISPIIDDNNGEVSKYLNHGILAVFPDSPSEALTAAVEMKRSLDDYNDIREGKGKGRIEVGIGIQRGPLMLGIIGAEERLEVSVISDSVQFAMLLEEISDKLGATILLPAHVLQSIPERDNFQARSLGLIELQDKLAGPIELYDVFEADDEETRRLKQKTKDLFESAITKYQQGRFYDAREAFLQVIRQNPSDKIAQLYFYVCDENRGGMKDDWKGTLIV from the coding sequence ATGAGACGAAATCTACTGATCTTAACCATTTTATTGTTAGCTCTCTCAGTTCTAGGTTTTTTTAGCATTCGAAATGCGGATGATTTGAAGCGGTTTCCGACCAATCAGCTCGTAGCCCTAAAGAAACCGTATAAAGTGACGTCTGACGGCGAAAACAACATGTATATTATCGAGGATGCCAAGCAGTCGATTCTCAAGCTCGACGCCGATGGCACTCAGAAATTTAAAATCAAAGCACCGTCGCTTTCAAAGTTTGTCAATCTGAACTCGAAAGACCCGACGCTGCTCGATGATTCCCTGTCCTATATCATTTACGATCATGTTTTGCCCGCTCCAGACGGAATGCTGTATGTCGTGGTGCGGGTCATGGATGTCAATGCGCTGGTGTTGAAACACGAAGCCATCGTCCGTTACAATGCGGAAGGGAAACTAGATACAAACTGGCTTGGCTTCTCACGTCCTTACAGCGTGGCGGAACGCAATTCGCTGCGTGGCGGCAACATTCGTGCGTTGGAGCTGAAAGACGGCGAACTGTTCCTGATCACACAGGAAAGCGATATCGAGCTCGCTCTTCATGAATGGGACCGAACGCTCGATCGATTCACAAAAATCACCAGCACACATCTTGCTACTGACATCGGTGTGACAGACATCGTCGGGGTCAAATCGAAAGAGTTGATCTATTCGACGAAGCGCGGTGAGATCTACCAGGCTGGTGAACGCCTCTACCCGCAGAATTTCACGGGACAAAATGGCAGATTCGCCGAGAATGTCAAGGTGTCAGGCAGAGACGTGTACTTCCTCGACGAGTATGGCGGGAGCGTCAAACATTTTTCCTTGGATGATCCGACTCATGTCGAGACGGTGTTCACCCAAAAAGAGGCGCTGGATCTCTTGGTGGGGAAATCGATTGCAGACACCGCTCAAATCGACCATCCGTTGGCAAGCTTGGAAATACGCCCGGATGGCGCCTTGTTCGTCTCCATGGCGCAGTATGCTTTGCTGTATACGCCACAAAAGGAAATGACGGTGCTCGAATATTCGGGTAGCTCCCAAACGCGTCATTTTTTGGTCTGGATTGGCGCGGTGGTCTCGGTGTTATTGCTGCTTGGCGTACTGAAGATCTTGTACGTCAACATCATGCCGTACTCGCTGATTTACAAGCAGCTCTTCATCATCATTCCGTTGATTTCTTTGTCAATGTTGCTCTTGGCCTTTTTGGTGCATCAAGATTTTCGCGAAGACACGGAAGGGGAAGTCAGGAGCTCACTGGTCTATGTCGCTCATGATGGGCAGAATCTGGTCAGTCCTGAGCATCTGCAGCGCATCAATTCGCCACAGGACTATATGAACGAAGATTACAAAGCGATCAAAGACAAACTGACCTTTAAAGATAACTTTGGAAAGTTTTACATGATGGTCTACAAATACATCGACAACAGGCTGTACGATGTGCTCGAAGATGATAACGATACTCGCATGTTCGATTCCTTCCAGGTCACCGTCGATGAAACGGCCGTTTCCGCTTGTATGGCCCGTGACAAAGTGACAGGCAATTTGAAGGCTGTGGATGCAGGCTTCGATTACAACAAAGCGTTAGAAGAGCAGTCGTATGTCACTTGTAAATCTCAAGACCAAAATGGCACTTGGCTGTTCGCGCTCGGCCCGCTGTACAACGCGGACAAAACAAAAGTGATCGGGGTCTATGAGGCAGGGATCAATATGCACGGCTTTGAACTGCGCATGGAGGAGTACTGGTACAGCACGTTACAGAAACTGACCGGGTTTACGATCTTGATTTTGCTCGTCGTACTGTTGGTGACGCTTCTGCAACTCAAATCGGTCCGCCGCTTGAGCACAAGCGCTAACCAGATTGCCAAAGGCCAGTGGAGCACGCGAGTGACCGTCACCTCCCATGATGAAGTGGCCGCCTTGGGGCACAGCTTCAACGACATGTCGGAGCATGTGGAGAAAAAGGTGTTGGAATTGCGTGAGTTCCGCGATGCGTATCGCCATTTCGTACCGGAGAAGTTCCTAAACTACCTAGGCAAGCGCGATATTCGCCATGTGATATTGGGCGATCAGGTCGAGTTGGACATGAGCATCCTGGTCATCAACATTCGTGACTTCGAAGACTTCTTGGAAGATATGAAAGACAAAACGCGCGACAATTTCAACTTTATCAACCGCTTCCTGCACGAGATTTCACCGATCATCGATGATAACAACGGGGAAGTGAGCAAATACCTCAACCATGGGATTCTCGCCGTGTTCCCAGATAGCCCGAGCGAGGCGCTGACGGCGGCGGTGGAGATGAAACGTTCGTTAGACGACTATAATGACATCCGAGAAGGGAAGGGCAAGGGGCGGATCGAAGTGGGCATCGGCATCCAGCGCGGACCGCTGATGCTTGGGATCATCGGTGCGGAAGAGCGACTTGAGGTCAGCGTCATCTCGGACAGCGTGCAATTTGCCATGTTGCTCGAGGAGATCTCGGACAAACTCGGAGCGACGATCCTGCTTCCGGCGCATGTCCTGCAATCGATTCCAGAGCGAGACAACTTCCAAGCGCGCAGCCTTGGGCTGATCGAGCTTCAAGACAAATTGGCCGGCCCGATCGAATTGTACGATGTTTTTGAAGCGGACGACGAAGAGACGCGCCGTTTAAAACAAAAGACAAAAGACCTGTTCGAATCGGCGATTACCAAATACCAACAGGGCCGATTCTATGACGCCCGTGAAGCTTTCCTGCAAGTGATTCGTCAAAATCCAAGTGACAAAATCGCCCAACTCTATTTTTACGTCTGTGATGAAAACCGCGGCGGTATGAAGGACGATTGGAAAGGAACATTGATCGTCTAA
- a CDS encoding stalk domain-containing protein, with product MSRKHRRKFVTLLLALSLFGTLLSASPSASAADRPAASKLASGHLLIGTYLIQKEALTNPVLDAAKASIDQSDQGMYYKSELADGAWFNIQNGYDLSAILNPSGTTVANADIDKMKINIWVRLKDGKVSIEWLDTAAALDKAITDAKDQQKKAEEANKQAVAAGDDTLAIQLAIKAATLRAQVAFLEALKAGNSEQAGNELEKLADPQKLLESAVKGAQADLQKQLEAELKRVEDALASASDPAEKAKLLEQKKQAEKNLNDFKAGILSAEVDKAITASKQLALELDRAVNNSQAQLAKELLVKLDAADQQLLLVQRGLLAQQVSALEKRLKEANGLDERKEIQAEITATKQSLLLKEKAAWQAEFEIVEGTFQKAEKLGQKDIAAQLLAKLNTIALRIDEIQAERKVIRMADLQTLITALKDQIKQAKEQGAAESADNLLVSLVEAETALIFEEQGVADSIEQLVAGKQKLTAKLPQASDAEAVLINQEIAVLDAKLLKAQKTERFLLKEQFEKKQMEVKAETGGKSSPALDSAQSAVIEEIKAIERQKYTANDLSALADLQKQIKVEQPKATVLPVENVISKTVDIKFMMPPLILGDRTLMHIRPISESFGSTVTWNQDEQSVWISKEGTTVYCKIGEMTALVNGKAVKLDAPPRLIAGRTVVPLRFVVEALGLNVVWHDKTQAIEIKGTVNL from the coding sequence CTCTCATTGTTTGGCACACTCTTGTCGGCCTCACCTTCTGCGTCGGCGGCCGACCGCCCCGCAGCATCGAAGCTGGCAAGCGGGCATCTGCTGATCGGCACCTATTTGATCCAAAAAGAGGCGTTGACCAATCCTGTTCTCGATGCGGCAAAAGCGAGCATCGACCAGTCGGATCAAGGCATGTATTACAAGTCGGAGCTAGCAGACGGTGCATGGTTCAACATCCAAAACGGATACGATCTGTCGGCCATCCTCAATCCGAGCGGTACAACGGTTGCCAATGCTGACATTGACAAAATGAAAATCAACATCTGGGTGCGGCTGAAAGACGGCAAGGTGTCGATCGAATGGTTGGACACGGCAGCCGCGCTTGACAAAGCGATCACCGATGCCAAAGATCAGCAGAAGAAAGCGGAGGAGGCTAACAAACAAGCGGTTGCAGCCGGTGATGACACGCTCGCCATTCAACTTGCGATCAAAGCGGCCACGTTACGCGCACAAGTCGCTTTTCTCGAAGCGTTGAAGGCTGGGAACAGCGAGCAAGCGGGCAATGAGCTCGAAAAGCTCGCTGATCCACAGAAACTGCTGGAGAGCGCAGTCAAGGGAGCTCAAGCCGACTTGCAAAAGCAGTTGGAAGCCGAACTGAAACGAGTGGAAGACGCACTGGCATCGGCAAGCGACCCGGCTGAGAAGGCGAAGCTGTTGGAACAGAAGAAACAGGCCGAAAAGAACCTGAACGACTTCAAAGCGGGGATCTTGTCGGCCGAGGTGGACAAAGCGATAACAGCCAGCAAGCAACTGGCGCTGGAGCTCGATCGCGCGGTCAACAACTCACAGGCCCAACTCGCGAAGGAACTGCTGGTGAAGTTGGATGCTGCCGATCAGCAGTTGTTACTCGTGCAAAGAGGATTGCTCGCGCAACAGGTTTCCGCGCTGGAAAAGCGACTAAAGGAGGCGAACGGCCTCGACGAGAGAAAGGAGATTCAAGCGGAGATCACCGCAACGAAGCAATCGTTACTGCTCAAAGAAAAAGCCGCTTGGCAAGCGGAGTTCGAGATTGTAGAAGGAACGTTTCAGAAAGCGGAAAAGCTCGGACAAAAGGACATAGCAGCTCAATTGCTTGCCAAACTCAACACGATTGCCCTGCGCATCGATGAGATCCAAGCGGAGCGAAAAGTGATTCGGATGGCTGATCTTCAAACGTTGATCACCGCGCTCAAAGACCAGATCAAGCAGGCCAAAGAGCAAGGTGCAGCAGAATCTGCCGACAATCTGCTGGTGTCACTAGTCGAGGCGGAGACCGCGCTGATATTCGAGGAGCAAGGAGTTGCAGACTCGATCGAGCAACTGGTTGCAGGCAAGCAGAAACTAACCGCCAAATTGCCACAGGCTTCCGATGCAGAAGCTGTGCTGATCAATCAGGAAATCGCCGTGCTCGATGCAAAACTGCTCAAGGCACAAAAAACGGAGCGCTTTCTGCTTAAAGAGCAGTTCGAAAAGAAACAAATGGAAGTGAAGGCGGAAACGGGTGGCAAGTCTAGCCCTGCTCTCGACAGCGCTCAGAGTGCAGTGATCGAGGAGATCAAAGCGATTGAAAGACAGAAATACACCGCGAATGACCTGAGCGCCTTGGCCGACCTGCAAAAGCAGATCAAAGTCGAGCAGCCGAAAGCGACCGTCTTGCCGGTAGAAAACGTGATCTCCAAAACGGTGGATATCAAATTCATGATGCCGCCGCTGATCCTCGGAGATCGCACGCTGATGCACATTCGTCCGATCTCTGAGTCCTTTGGCTCGACGGTCACCTGGAACCAAGACGAGCAAAGCGTCTGGATCAGCAAAGAAGGTACCACCGTCTATTGCAAGATCGGGGAGATGACAGCGCTCGTCAATGGCAAGGCTGTCAAACTGGATGCACCGCCGCGACTGATCGCTGGACGCACCGTCGTCCCGTTGCGTTTCGTTGTTGAGGCGTTGGGACTTAACGTGGTATGGCATGACAAAACGCAGGCGATAGAAATTAAAGGAACGGTCAATCTATGA